AAAGCTTATTGCACGGGTACTTCTTTGTGTTCCAGATAGTGTTGGTGGGCCAGTACGGTCTCGGGGCTTATCTTTTCCAGCTGCGGGTTGGGTTGGGAGAGGTTGAGTATGTACCCGTCTAGCGGCAGGAGGTTCAACAGATCATGGGTAATGCAGAGCACGGTCTTCTGTTGTTCCTGCACCCAGGAGGTCATCAAATCAAAGACACGTTTTTTGTGGTATACATCCAGTTGTTGAGTGGGTTCATCCAACAGCGCCAGGGGTGCGTCTTGCAACATCAACTGGGCCAGCCAGACCAACTGCTGCTCACCGCCAGAAAGGTCTGTGAAGGTTCTGTTGCCCAAGTGTGAAATATGCAGCTGCGCCAGCACGTCTTCTACGTATTGGTAGTCTGTGGCGCCATACGGCTCTAATAATCGCTTCTGCCTGAAAAGCCCCATCACTACCAATTCGCGCGCCAGGATAGGGAAGGCCACGTTGTTCTTCTGCGGAAGGTAGGAAAGCGTGCGGGCCATGGCGCCGGTGCGCGTGGGCAAGGGCTGGCCCTGTACCAATACTTGTCCCTTATAAGGAATCTGCCCGGTCAAGGCCTTTAACAAAGTTGACTTGCCACTGCCATTGTGC
The nucleotide sequence above comes from Nibribacter ruber. Encoded proteins:
- a CDS encoding ABC transporter ATP-binding protein, translating into MLIRNLSFLVPSPTFIAIIGHNGSGKSTLLKALTGQIPYKGQVLVQGQPLPTRTGAMARTLSYLPQKNNVAFPILARELVVMGLFRQKRLLEPYGATDYQYVEDVLAQLHISHLGNRTFTDLSGGEQQLVWLAQLMLQDAPLALLDEPTQQLDVYHKKRVFDLMTSWVQEQQKTVLCITHDLLNLLPLDGYILNLSQPNPQLEKISPETVLAHQHYLEHKEVPVQ